TTTGTGTTTAAGGTTGGAGACTTAGCCGTTATTGCTGAGGAGGTTCCACAGTAACGTAAGGTCCAGTACTTAGACTCTTTATCTCTTCCTCGGTGAGCTTTCTGCTCTTAACTTTCTCTCCAATAAGGGCACTATTGCCAAAGGGATCCATTATTCTAACGGTTAAGGGCTTTTTGCCTTCTTTGACTTCCTCTATGTACTTTAACAGTTCGTCTATTCTCTTTACTGCTTCTTCATCATTTTCCTCCTTTTTAAAGTTCCTCGCCATCAATAAAACCTCTTTAACTCTCTCCAGAACTCCCTCTATGTTGCTCACGAACCCTTCAGCTGCAGGCCCAGGTTCTATCTTTATTCCAAGTTCCTCGAGCTCTATCGTCCCACTTTTGCTCCTCACAACTCTTATGAAGAGATCCCTCTCGTTTTCGACCTTGACCTCATAAACCCTGGGCTCCCTTTCCTCTAGAACCATGACATCTGCACTTCGAAATCCACACTTCTCACAGATAACCGTTGACTCCATGACCTCCCCAAAATATGGTATCCTGTGGATGAACTGAAGAGCCTTAAGGGTTCCCTTACCACCGCACACTGGACAATCTCCGAGCCTTATCTCCTGTATCTTTTCAGGCTTTAACTCATCCTCCACCGAGCTCACCCTCCCTCACCTACAGCTCATCTTTTATAAAGTTGTGGAGACAATATCTCCTTATGCTCTCGAACGGATTGATGTTTGTAGTTGAGAGTGGAGAAATGGAAGGCGTCTATGCCTTTGACACGAGATTTCTCAAGGATTTGAACTTAGAAATTAAAGGATTAAAGCTTATAGATGAGAGAAAAGAGGGATTTAAGAAAGATGTCCTCTACTATCTAGGGGATAGCAACGTTGTAGCGATTAGAGAAAGAACTCTCAAAGAAAGGGCATATGTAGAGAGTCTCAGTATTTACAATTCATCTTCCAACTACATAAGGCTCAAGGTTTCCTACTCTTTCAAGGTTCCCATGGAAGATATATTTGAGGTCAGGGGATTTGGAGGTGTAAAGATAAGGAGGAGAATTATCAGAGAAGGGAACATCTATAGATACGTTGGAATTGACGGAGTTGAGAGAAGACTTAAAGTAAGGAGTAACATGGAAATTCGCAAGTATTCACTTGAAAGGGAGATAAATTTAGCTCCTTTTTCGTTTATTAGGCTTTATGTTGAATTTAGACCAAAGATATCCTATAAAGTTCCATTTGAACCTGGAGAGAAATTAGAGAGGAAATTCATATCAAATTCCAGATTACTGAACCGTATAGTAAATAAGGCGTTAAAAGAATTGGAGGCTCTAACTCTGAAGACAAAATTAGGGAAAATTGCGATTGCTGGATTACCGTACTTTGGAACTATCTTCGGAAGGGATTGCATAATTACGGCTCTATTCCTACTTCCCTGGTATCCAGAATATGCCAAAGGGACTTTAAAATTTCTCAGTGGAAAACATTCAATCCAAGAAATGAGGAAGAACCAGGGAAAATTCCCCATGAAATCAGATATGGAGAACTATCCCTCTCTGGAAGGCTTCCCTTCTCACCCTACTATGGAACAGTCGATGCAACTCCTCTATACGTGATATTAGCCTCAGAATACCTAAGATGGAGTGGGGATAGGAAATTCATAAATGAACTTAAACCAGCCTTAACCCTGGCAATTGAATGGATACTCAGGAAAATAGATGAGGAAAGATACATAAGGTATAGCCCTGGAATTTTAAAGAATAAGGGATGGAAAGACTCCAAGGAAGGTGTTCCAACGGAGGATGGAAAACCAACGAAACCTCCTGTTGCCCTTGTCGAGGTTCAGGGTTACGCTTATAGGGCGCTTTTGGAGGCTGCCGAGCTAAATTTAACATTTCATGATCCAAAGAGGTTAATTAGAAAGGCCAAAGAATTAAGAAGAAGATTCAATCGAGATTTTTGGGTAGGAGAGTTTTATGGCATGGCGTTGAATGGGGAGGACGAACCATCAAAGATTGTATCATCAAACATGGGTCATCTCCTCTTTACTGGAATAGCGGATAGGGAAGATAAAATTGTGGATAGACTTTTTGAGGAAGATATGCTAGGCAAATGGGGGATAAGAACGCTCAGTTCTTCAGAAAAGGCATACAACCCGTTAAGTTATCACAACGGTAGTGTATGGCCCCATGACAATGCAATAATAGCCCTTGGATTATCCAGAATTGGAGAGAGAGGTAAGGCACTTGAAATTGCGAAGAGGATTTTCTTGGCGGCTGCAAAGTTAAAGGGACTTCCAGAATTCTATGGGGGGATAGACAGTGAATATCCAGTGGTACCTCCAAGGTCGAACTATCCACAGGCATGGAGCTCTGCTAGTATCTTCGCATTGTTAAGAGCAATCCTTGGACTTGAAGCAGGTAAACTTGAACCAGCACTCCCAAAGGGGATTAGAATTAAGACAAGGATCTTCATAAATGGTAAGGAAGAAGTTATAAGGGCTCAGGGGGTGTTCACGTCATCATAGTTCAGCTGGCTTGCTATTCATCATCACCCATTAGGTGACTAGTCATGAGGGAGTACATAATAGTTAAGGTTAAGGAGGATGGAAAGATAGAAGTGCCATTAGAATATGCCTATGAGATAGGTCTCGTTAAGGGAGCATACTTCCTCTTAGAGATAGACACTGACTTAAAAGAGATACACATGGAGAGAGTCGCTCTTCCAGGGAAACAGCTTGTTGAGCTCGAACTGGTTGTCATTGATAGGCCAGGCGTTCTTGCGAAGATAAGTGGGAT
The window above is part of the Pyrococcus sp. NA2 genome. Proteins encoded here:
- a CDS encoding ZPR1 zinc finger domain-containing protein, with translation MSSVEDELKPEKIQEIRLGDCPVCGGKGTLKALQFIHRIPYFGEVMESTVICEKCGFRSADVMVLEEREPRVYEVKVENERDLFIRVVRSKSGTIELEELGIKIEPGPAAEGFVSNIEGVLERVKEVLLMARNFKKEENDEEAVKRIDELLKYIEEVKEGKKPLTVRIMDPFGNSALIGEKVKSRKLTEEEIKSLSTGPYVTVEPPQQ
- a CDS encoding glycogen debranching N-terminal domain-containing protein, producing the protein MLSNGLMFVVESGEMEGVYAFDTRFLKDLNLEIKGLKLIDERKEGFKKDVLYYLGDSNVVAIRERTLKERAYVESLSIYNSSSNYIRLKVSYSFKVPMEDIFEVRGFGGVKIRRRIIREGNIYRYVGIDGVERRLKVRSNMEIRKYSLEREINLAPFSFIRLYVEFRPKISYKVPFEPGEKLERKFISNSRLLNRIVNKALKELEALTLKTKLGKIAIAGLPYFGTIFGRDCIITALFLLPWYPEYAKGTLKFLSGKHSIQEMRKNQGKFPMKSDMENYPSLEGFPSHPTMEQSMQLLYT
- a CDS encoding amylo-alpha-1,6-glucosidase codes for the protein MILASEYLRWSGDRKFINELKPALTLAIEWILRKIDEERYIRYSPGILKNKGWKDSKEGVPTEDGKPTKPPVALVEVQGYAYRALLEAAELNLTFHDPKRLIRKAKELRRRFNRDFWVGEFYGMALNGEDEPSKIVSSNMGHLLFTGIADREDKIVDRLFEEDMLGKWGIRTLSSSEKAYNPLSYHNGSVWPHDNAIIALGLSRIGERGKALEIAKRIFLAAAKLKGLPEFYGGIDSEYPVVPPRSNYPQAWSSASIFALLRAILGLEAGKLEPALPKGIRIKTRIFINGKEEVIRAQGVFTSS
- a CDS encoding ACT domain-containing protein, coding for MREYIIVKVKEDGKIEVPLEYAYEIGLVKGAYFLLEIDTDLKEIHMERVALPGKQLVELELVVIDRPGVLAKISGILGRHRINILFNESEELESLGMAAIVAIVDVSNSDLSLDELREILERVEEVKEVKIIEIQ